TCGCCGGGACGATCGGCTACCTCTCCCAGAACCTCATCCTCGACACCGCCCTGCGCGTGGACGAGGCGCTCGGCATCCGCACCACCCGCGCCGCCCTGCACGCCATCGAGGCGGGCGAGGCCACCGAGGCCAACTTCGCCGCGGTGGGCGACGACTGGGACGTGGAAGAACGGGCGCTGGCCACGCTCGACTCGCTCGGCCTCGCCCGGATCGGCCTGGACCGCACGGTCGGTGAGCTGTCGGGCGGCGAGTGCGTACTGCTGCGGCTGGCGGCCCTGCTGATCGCCCGCCCGGACGTCCTGCTCCTGGACGAACCCACCAACAACCTGGACCTGCGGGCCCGGCGGCGGCTCTACGCTGCCGTCCAGTCCTGGTCCGGCGTGCTGGTGGTGGTCAGCCACGACCGCGAGCTGCTGGAACGGGTCGACCAGATCGCCGACCTGCGCGACGGCGAAGTCCGCTGGTACGGAGGGAACTTCACCGACTACGAGGAGGTGCTCGCCGCCGAACAGGAGGCGGCCGAACGGATGGTCCGGGTCGCGGAGGCCGACGTACAGCGGCAGAAGCGCGAACTCGCCGACGCCCAGGTGAAACTGGCCCGGCGCAAGCGCTACGGCCAGAAGATGTGGGACAGCAAGCGCGAGCCGAAGATCGTGATGGGTGCCCGCAAGCGCGCCGCCCAGGAGTCGGCCGGCAAGCACCGCATCATGCACACCGAGAAACTGGCGGATGCCCGCGAGCGGCTCGACCAGGCGGTGGAGGCGGTGCGCGACGATGACGAGATCCGCATCGAGCTGCCCGCGACCCGGGTTCCGCCGGGGCGGCGGGTCCTGACCTTCGGTGACCTGCGCCCGGCCCACGGGCCCGTGATCGCGGGTGAGTGGGAACTGCGCGGGCCGGAGCGGATCGCCCTGGTCGGCGGCAACGGTTCGGGGAAGACGACCCTGCTGCGGACGGTCGCCGGCCTGCTCGCCCCGGTATCGGGTGAGGTGTCGGCGCACGTGCCGACCCGGTTCCTGCCGCAGCGGCTGGACGCCGACGTACTGGACGACGACCGCTCGGTCGTGGAGAACGTGGCCCGGTTCGCCCCGCACGCCACGAACAACGTGATCCGGGCGCGGCTCGCGCACTTCCTGTTCCGGGGTGCCCGGGCGGACCGGCCGGCCGGAACGCTGTCGGGCGGCGAACGGTTCCGGGCGGCACTTGCGGCGCTGCTGCTGGCGGAGCCCGCGCCGCAGCTGCTGATGCTGGACGAACCGACGAACAACCTGGACCTGGCGAGCGTGCGGCAGCTGACCGGCGCCCTGGAGTCGTACGAGGGGGCACTGCTGGTGGCCAGCCACGACGTGCCGTTCCTGGAGTCGCTGGGCATCACGCGCTGGCTGCTGCTGGACGGCGGGGCGGGGCTCCGGCCGACGACGGCCGAGGAGGTCCGCGAGTCGCTCTGGCTCGGCTGAGCAGGAGCGGTCGGGGGGCCGGCGCGGCCGGCCCCCCGGCGCCGCGGGCGTCAAGACGGGGGCGGGGACCACCTGCGTGCGTGATTTCGGTTCCGATTTGCCCGTCCGCACGCCCTCCCACAGAGCCTCAAACTGCACAGATAACCGGACGTAACCACTCATAGAGAGGGGTGGGGCTTGGCTGGTCCTTGATGCCGTGCTTAACCTACGACTCCGTAGGCTACGGAACCGTAGGTAATTCGCTTGTTCCCCCTGGAGTACCCGTGACGATCACCTCCCCCCACCTCGGCAGCTCGGAGGCGTGGACCGACGCCAAGTTGCTGTTTGCGCTGGAAGAGGTGGTCGAAAAGGAACTCAACCGCCATCTGCAGGTCACCAAGGACTGGATGCCCCACGAGTACGTCCCGTGGAGCGACGGCCGGAACTTCCCGGGCTTCTTCGAGGACGGCGAAGCCTGGGACCCGCAGCAGTCCAAGGTCACCGACATCGGCAAGATCGCCCTCGTCGTCAACCTGCTGACCGAGGACAACCTGCCCAGCTACCACCACGAGATCGCCTCGCTCTTCGGGCGCAACGGCGCCTGGGGCACCTGGGTGCACCGCTGGACCGCCGAGGAGGGCCGTCACGGCATCGTGATGCGCGACTACCTCCTGGCCTCGCGCGCCGTGGACCCGGACAAGCTGGAAGCGTTCCGGATGCAGCACATGTCGGAGGGCTTCGAGTCCGACAACCGGCACTCGATGCTGCACTCCGTGGCCTACGTGGCCTTCCAGGAGCTCGCGACCCGCATCTCGCACCGCAACACCGGCCACCAGTCCGGTGACCCGGTCTGCGACCGGATGCTGGCCCGCATCGCGCAGGACGAGAACCTGCACATGATCTTCTACCGGAACCTGCTGGGCGCCGCCTTCGAGCTGGCCCCGGACCTGACGATGCAGGCCGTGCGGGACGTGGTGGTCAACTTCCGGATGCCCGGGCACGGCATGCCGGGCTTCGAGCGGATGGCCGCACAGATGGCGATCGGCGGGGTGTACAACCTGCGGATCCACCACGACGACGTACTGAGCCCGGTGATCCGGTTCTTGAAGATCATGGACATCGACGGTCTCGGCCCCGAGGGGCAGCAGGCCCAGGAGGAGCTCGGCGCGTTCATGGGCGGCCTGGACTCCGAGGCCCGCAAGTTCGACGAGCGGCTGGCCGCCCGCGCGGCGCGGCTCGCGGCGCGCAAGGGCTGACCTGGGCTGGGCAGGGCAGGGCTGAGCTGAGCCACGACGCCCACACGGCAGGGCCGCGTTCCGCGTGCCCTGCCGGGGCTTCGGCGTACCCGCCCCGTGCCCGCCCCGTGCCGGTCAGGCGCGCGGGCGCAGGGCGAGGCGCTCGGACTCCGAGAGGCCGCCCCAGACGCCGAAGCGCTCGTCGTTCGCCAGGGCATACTCCAGGCACGCGGCCCGGCCCTCGCACGCCCCGCACAGCCGCTTCGCGTCGCGCAGCGATGAGCCGGGCTCGGGGAAGAAGAAGGCGGGGCCCGTCTGCGCGCACAGGGCGAGGTCGTACCAGGCGGGTGCGGCGGCGGCAGTGGTCGGGCGGTCGCTCGTGTTCATCGACATGACGCAGATCCTCACCGCCGCCGATGGACGTCCGATCAACGCTTCATCAACACCGTGTCCTACGCACCGGGGGCGGGAGCGCTGGTGATGACCGCGAACCGGGCGCCGAAGGGGCCGCTGCCTTCGCGAAGCGGCCGACGCCTTCCATGGAGACGGGGGTGAGGCGGACCTTGCCGCCCGACTCCTCCACCCGGGCCGCCGCCGCGTCGCAGTCGGCTACCTCGAAGTACGGGGTCCAGTAAGGGCGTTCGGTGTCCTCCACCGGGTCCGCCGCGATCGGCACCAGACCGCCGAAGGCCTCCTCGTCGGGCGCGCCGGCCGGCTTGACCATGGTGTAGGTGCCGCCTTCGAAGGGCATCTCGGTGACCTCCCAGTCGAAGACCGCCCGGTAGAAGCCGGCGGCCGCACCGACATCGGGCGTGTACAGCTCCGCCCAGCAGAGGGTGCCCACCACCCTCACCTCGTCCATGCCCTTGTGCCGGCCGGGCTGCCACGCCGCGAACGGGACGCCCGCCGGGTCGGTGAAGACCGCCATGCGTCCCAGGTCCAGCACGTCCATCGGCTCGAACGCGACCGCGCCGCCCGCCTTGCGCACGGCTGCCGCCGTCGCGTCCAGGTCGGGCGTCCGGAAGTACACCGTCCACGCGGAGGGCCCCTGCTCGGGGGTGACGGTCATCCCGCCCGCGACGGTCTTCCCGCCGAGCCGGAACATCCCGTACCCGCCGACCTCCTCGCCGCCCGGCGCGTACTCCCACCCGAACAGGCCGCGGTAGAACCCGGCCGCGCCTTCGGTGTCGGGAGTCCCGAGGTCCAGCCAGACCGGGGAACCGTCCCTGTAGTCCGTGCTGAGCATGGCGGTACCCCTTCCCTTCGCCGGCGACTGCTGCCTCCTTCGAGCATGGCACCCCCCACTGACAACGGCCGCCCGGCATCCCCGCCCCGCCCTCCGCGGCCGCCCTCGTCAGTGAACCCGGTCGCTCTTCGGACCGGTGCCCTTGGTCCTGGTCGGAGTTCCGTCCGGGGCGTACGCGTGGCGGAAGGTGAAGGCGTGCGGTGCGCTGTCGTGGTCGTGGAGGTGCTCCAGCCGGGAGACCCCGTCCTGCCAGGTGGGTATCACGCCGTCGGAGACCCACCAGAACACGTGGTTCGGGTGCCCCGTCCTCTCGAACCAGTCGCCACGCCTGTTGAGCGCCTCACGGTGCGGACCGGTGTAGACGGCGTCGAAGGCGGGGCGCAGGCCGGTCCACAGGGAGAGGGTCGCGGCCAGGGCGGTGGTTTCCCGCGTGTGGCCCTTGCCGTACCAGGTCGGTACGGCGAACTTTCCCCACGCACCCCAGTTCGCCTCGAAGAGCCCGCCCCGGTCGGCGTCTGCCGCTTCCGCGTGCGCGAGGTATCCGGGCTGCTGACTGATCTTCCGGTAGACGGCCTCACCGATGTCGTAGAACTCGCGCGTGAGAGGTGCGGGATCGGCGAGAGGCGACCTCAGGACACCGAACGTGTACAGAGCAAGGCGGGGCATGCGTTTCTCCCTGGGGGCTGCCTGGCGTGGGATCCGGTTCGGTGGCTGACGCATGGGGGCGAGGGTTCGCGGGGGGGGGCGACTCCTCCCGTCGCGGCGTGCCCGGCGTGCAGGAAACCCTGTGCGACCGTGGGCGACCACCGAGGACCAGACGAAGGTAGCTGCCTGCGCGGGTCATGTCGAAGTTGCGATTTCCCTGCCCAAGTGGCCTCTCGCACAGGCCTTTTCGGGGCCGGGGCAGGGGCGTTGGCGCCGCCCGCCTGCGGGGTCAGTGGTCCGCACGTTTGGCGCGGCTGGGTTGGACGCGCTTGGGTTCGCCCGGCATCTTGGGGTAGTCCGGGGGGTACGGCATGTCGCCCAGGCCGTGGTCGTGCTCCTGACGGTCCGCGAGGTCCAGGACGGTGTCCAGGGCGAACGCGTGCTCGTCCATGTCGGCGTGCAGGTCACCGAGTTGCGCGAAGCGCCCCGGCATCGTGACGATGTCGAAGTCCCGCGGCTCCGCGTCGTCCACCTCGTCCCAGCGCAGCGGCGCGGACACCGGGGCGTGGGGGCGGGGGCGGACGGAATAGGCGGAGGCGATGGTGCGGTCGCGCGCCGTCTGGTTGTAGTCCACGAAGATCCGCTCGCCGCGCTCCTCCTTCCACCAGGCCGTCGTGACCTTGCCCGGCATCCGCCGCTCCAGCTCCCGCCCCAGGGCGATCGCACACCGCCTGACCTCGGTGAACGTCCACCGCGGAGCGATCGGCACGAACACGTGCAGCCCCCGCCCGCCCGAGGTCTTCGGCCAGCCGCGCAACCCCACCTCGTCCAGCAGCGCCCGCAGTTCATGGGCGGCGGCGACCGCGTGGTGGTAGTCGGTGCCCGGCTGCGGGTCCAGGTCGATGCGCAGTTCGTCGGGCCGTTCGGTGTCCTCGCGGCGCACCGGCCAGGGGTGGAAGGTGAGGCAGCCCAGGTTGGCGGCCCACAGCACGGCGGCCGGCTCGGTCGGGCAGATCTCATCGGCCGTCCGCCCGCTGGGGAAGGCGATGTGGGCGGTCGGGATCCAGTCGGGCAGGTTCTTCGGGGCCCGCTTCTGGAAGAAGGACTCCCCGTCCACCCCCTCCGGGTACCGCTCCAGCGTCGTCGGACGGTCGCGCAGGGCCCGGGTGATGCCGGGGGCGACCGCCAGGTAGTACTCGGCGACGTCCCGCTTGGTGAGGCCGCGCTCCGGGAAGTACACCTTGTCCGGGCTGGACAGCCGAACCGTCCGCCCGCCCGCGTCCAGCTCGATCGCATCACGCGCAGCACCCATGTCCGCCACGGTAGGGGGCCCCGGGCCGCCCCGCACACCGGGCGGATCCGGCCGGGCGCGCACACCGCGCGGCTCCCGCCGGCCCGCCGCAGAATCGAAGGCATGGATCTGCCGGTGATGCCCCCCGTGAAACCGATGCTGGCCAAGTCCGTGACGTCCATCCCGCCGGGCATGCAGTACGAGGCCAAATGGGACGGCTTCCGGGCCATCGTCCACCGCGACGGCGACGAGATCGAGATCGGCAGTCGCACCGGCAAACCCCTGAACAGGTACTTTCCCGAGCTCGTGACGGCCCTCAAGGACAATCTGCCCGACCGCTGCGTCATGGACGGCGAGATCGTGATCGTCCACGACCGCCGGCTCGACTTCGACCGCCTCACCGAGCGGATCCACCCGGCGGCCTCCCGGGTGAAGATGCTCGCCGAGACGACCCCGGCCAGCTTCGTGGCCTTCGATCTGCTCGCGCTCGGCGACGCTTCCCTCCTCGACACCCCGCTCGTCGACCGCCGCAGCGCCCTGACCCGTGCCCTCTCCACCTCTCGGCCCCCCGTCCACCTCGCGCCCGCCACCACCGACCCCGCAGTCGCGCACGACTGGTTCGAGCGGTTCGAGGGCGCCGGACTGGACGGGGTGATCGCCAAGCCCCTCGATCTCCCGTACCGGCCCGATGTACGCCTGATGTTCAAGATCAAGCACGAGCGTACGGCCGATGTCGTCATCGCCGGTTTCCGTTTCCACAAGAGCGGTCCGATCGTCGGTTCGCTGCTCCTGGGCCTCTACGACGGCCACGGAACCCTCCAGCACGTCGGTGTCTGCGCCGCCTTCCCCATGAAGCGCCGCGCCGAGCTGCTGACCGAACTCGAACCGCTGCGGATGCCCGATCCCGGGGGGCACCCGTGGGCCGCCTGGGCCGAGGAGGCCGCCCACGAAAGCGCCCGGCTGCCCGGCGCGCAGAGCCGCTGGACCGGCAAGAAGGACCTGTCCTGGGTCCCGCTCCGCCCCGAGCGGGTCTGCGAGGTGGCCTACGACCACATGGAGGGCGACCGCTTCCGGCACACCGCGCAGTTCCGCCGCTGGCGCCCCGACCGGCTGCCGGAGAGCTGTACGTACGCCCAACTGGAGGAGGTCGTCCGCTACGACCTGGCCGAAGTGCTCGGCACCCCCGGCAGCTGAGGCCCGCGGCCCCCTCAGCCCCTCGTGAGCTTCTCCCACTCCCCCCGGTCCGGCCCCACCGCGTTCGGCGCGTAGTGCGGCCGGTCCGCCAGCCACCGCGCCACCCGCGCCCGGACCTCCGGATCCGCGTACGCCCGTTCCGGCGGTTCGACCAGATGCCGCACCCGTGCCCGCGCCCGCATCACCTCCGGATCCTCCAGCGCGCACTCGAACAGTGCGGCCACCTCCCGCGCGGTCCCCGTACGCCCCGCCCTCGTCGCGAACCGCTCACCGATGGCCGCGTCCGCGACCACCTGGAAGTCGAACCAGGGCTTCAAGGTCCGCACCGCCCACGCGTGGTACCCGGCGGCGAACCCGGGCGACCCGGGGTCCAGGTGCAGGGTGCGCGCCACCCGGCTCGCGGCCCACAGGGTCAGCGAAGTTCCCTGCCCCAGCGTGGGGTTGGTGTGGGTGATGGCGTCCCCGACGGGAACCAGCCCGCTCACCACCGGTCCCCGCTCGTCGCTCAGCGCGCTCCACCGGTTGTCCAGGCTCGCGGTGGCCAGTACCTCCGACAGCGGCTCCGCGCCCAGCCGCAGCCACGCCTCCCCCGGTGGGAAGGCCCGCGCCGCGGCCTCGAAGACGGCCGGGTCGCGCAGCGCCGAGCGCGTGGGGTCCTCGGTGTGCACGAACAGGGTGACGGCGAAGACCCGGTTGTCGGCGGGGAAGACGGCGCACCCGGCGAAGGCGCCGCCGGTGACGGCCCACGGACGGCGCGGCCCCTCCGCCGGCCCGCCCGGCAGCCGGTACCAGCGGCAGAAGTAGGCCAGCCCGGTGCGGTGCCGCTCCACCACCGGCGGCCGGCAGCCCGCCGCGGCCAGCCACCGCTCGGTGGCGCCGCGCCGCCCGCCCGCGTCGACGACCAGGTCCCCCTCGTACGTGCCGGCCACGGAGGTGACGCCCGTGACCCGGCTCCCCTGGAACCGGAGGCCGGTGACCGGCTCCCCGTAGCGCGCGACGACGCCCGGCTCGGCGCGCAGGGCGGTGGCCATGGCGCTCTCCAGCAGGATGCGCCGGGCCTGGATCATGACGAGGTCGTCGTCGCCGGGTCGCGTCGGCGGGCGTTCGTCGAACCAGTCGAGCTCGCTGCGCTCGCGCGCCCCCAGCCGCAGCATCTCGGCGTACACGTCGGGCAGTTCGCCGCGCAGTACGGTGCGTGCCGCGCCGAGCAGGGCGTGCGGCTGGGTGGCCTGGGGCACGGTGGGTCGGCGCCAGCCGAAGAAGTCGCGGTCGAGGGCGGTACCGGGGGCGCGGGAATCGCGTTCGAAGAGCTCGACGCTGTGTCCCCGCCGGGACGCGAGCAGCGCGGTCGCCTGCCCGCCGATCCCCCCGCCGATGACCAGTACGTGTGCCATGGAGCCCCCCTGAGCCGACGAACCGTACGACGATCAGACCGCCCAGAGCCTGCACGGGCCGGCCCCCACCGAAACCCCCGCACGGTTGTCCGAATCCGGCCCCGCGAGCCCGCCCGCGAGACCGTTCCTTCCCACGGGTATCCGAGGGGACAGACCTTCCGAACGGGCAGCCGCCTCGAACCGTCAGCCGTCAGCCGTCAGCCGTCAGCCGTCCCGAACGAGTCGACGTCCCGTACGGCCATACGTCCCGAACGGCCGGAGCCGTGCGCCGGGGGCTGCGCTCAATCCGAGTCCCCCCGGTACGCCCGCAGCGCCCTGCGGGTCTCCGCCTCGACCAGGTCGGCGTTCAACGCCGCCGCGGCCCGCACGCCCTGCGCGGCGGCGCCCGCCAGCTGCTCCGTCGGCGCGGTGACGTTGCCGGCCGCCCACACCCCCGCCAGCGCCGTCGCCCCGGTCTCCGGGTCCGAGGCCACGCACGTGCCGAGTTCCACCCCGTCCCGCTGGACGGTGGTCAGGGGCAGCCCGAGGCTGGTCAGCACCCCGGCGCGGGCGGTGAAACGCGGCGCGACCACCAGGGCCCGGCAGGGCTGCACGGCCGCCCCTCCCGCCAGGAGCACGCCGCTCAGCCGGTCGTCCGCGTCGACGACCAGCCCCGTCACCTCCCCCTCGGCCACAGCGACCCCCCGCGCGGCGAGCAGCTCCCGCTCCCCGGTGCCCGGCCGCCAAGTGTGGGCCAGCAGCGTCACCCGGTCGCTCCACTGCCGCCACAGCAGGGCCTGGTGCACGGAGAGCGGCCCGGTCCGGGAAGCGGCGAGCACCGCCAGCGGCAGGTCCCGCACCTCCCAGCCGTGGCAGTACGGGCAGTGCAGCACGTCCCGCCCCCACCGGGCCCGCAGACCCGGCACGGGCGGCAGCTCGTCCACCAGCCCGGTGGCCACCAGCAGCCGCCTGGCCCGCGCCACCGAGCCGTCACCGCAGCGGACC
This Streptomyces sp. NBC_00539 DNA region includes the following protein-coding sequences:
- a CDS encoding VOC family protein — encoded protein: MLSTDYRDGSPVWLDLGTPDTEGAAGFYRGLFGWEYAPGGEEVGGYGMFRLGGKTVAGGMTVTPEQGPSAWTVYFRTPDLDATAAAVRKAGGAVAFEPMDVLDLGRMAVFTDPAGVPFAAWQPGRHKGMDEVRVVGTLCWAELYTPDVGAAAGFYRAVFDWEVTEMPFEGGTYTMVKPAGAPDEEAFGGLVPIAADPVEDTERPYWTPYFEVADCDAAAARVEESGGKVRLTPVSMEGVGRFAKAAAPSAPGSRSSPALPPPVRRTRC
- a CDS encoding NAD(P)/FAD-dependent oxidoreductase, which gives rise to MDKVRAGRFDVVVVGGGTAGLAGTLTLARARRSVLVLDAGSPRNAPAARLHGYLGHDGESPAGLLERGRAEAAGYGAEIRSGAAGTAIAADREPGGGFLVRCGDGSVARARRLLVATGLVDELPPVPGLRARWGRDVLHCPYCHGWEVRDLPLAVLAASRTGPLSVHQALLWRQWSDRVTLLAHTWRPGTGERELLAARGVAVAEGEVTGLVVDADDRLSGVLLAGGAAVQPCRALVVAPRFTARAGVLTSLGLPLTTVQRDGVELGTCVASDPETGATALAGVWAAGNVTAPTEQLAGAAAQGVRAAAALNADLVEAETRRALRAYRGDSD
- a CDS encoding ATP-dependent DNA ligase translates to MDLPVMPPVKPMLAKSVTSIPPGMQYEAKWDGFRAIVHRDGDEIEIGSRTGKPLNRYFPELVTALKDNLPDRCVMDGEIVIVHDRRLDFDRLTERIHPAASRVKMLAETTPASFVAFDLLALGDASLLDTPLVDRRSALTRALSTSRPPVHLAPATTDPAVAHDWFERFEGAGLDGVIAKPLDLPYRPDVRLMFKIKHERTADVVIAGFRFHKSGPIVGSLLLGLYDGHGTLQHVGVCAAFPMKRRAELLTELEPLRMPDPGGHPWAAWAEEAAHESARLPGAQSRWTGKKDLSWVPLRPERVCEVAYDHMEGDRFRHTAQFRRWRPDRLPESCTYAQLEEVVRYDLAEVLGTPGS
- a CDS encoding acyl-ACP desaturase, whose amino-acid sequence is MTITSPHLGSSEAWTDAKLLFALEEVVEKELNRHLQVTKDWMPHEYVPWSDGRNFPGFFEDGEAWDPQQSKVTDIGKIALVVNLLTEDNLPSYHHEIASLFGRNGAWGTWVHRWTAEEGRHGIVMRDYLLASRAVDPDKLEAFRMQHMSEGFESDNRHSMLHSVAYVAFQELATRISHRNTGHQSGDPVCDRMLARIAQDENLHMIFYRNLLGAAFELAPDLTMQAVRDVVVNFRMPGHGMPGFERMAAQMAIGGVYNLRIHHDDVLSPVIRFLKIMDIDGLGPEGQQAQEELGAFMGGLDSEARKFDERLAARAARLAARKG
- a CDS encoding NAD(P)/FAD-dependent oxidoreductase, whose translation is MAHVLVIGGGIGGQATALLASRRGHSVELFERDSRAPGTALDRDFFGWRRPTVPQATQPHALLGAARTVLRGELPDVYAEMLRLGARERSELDWFDERPPTRPGDDDLVMIQARRILLESAMATALRAEPGVVARYGEPVTGLRFQGSRVTGVTSVAGTYEGDLVVDAGGRRGATERWLAAAGCRPPVVERHRTGLAYFCRWYRLPGGPAEGPRRPWAVTGGAFAGCAVFPADNRVFAVTLFVHTEDPTRSALRDPAVFEAAARAFPPGEAWLRLGAEPLSEVLATASLDNRWSALSDERGPVVSGLVPVGDAITHTNPTLGQGTSLTLWAASRVARTLHLDPGSPGFAAGYHAWAVRTLKPWFDFQVVADAAIGERFATRAGRTGTAREVAALFECALEDPEVMRARARVRHLVEPPERAYADPEVRARVARWLADRPHYAPNAVGPDRGEWEKLTRG
- a CDS encoding ABC-F family ATP-binding cassette domain-containing protein, translated to MSLAPTFVTCSALSFDWPDGTPVLDDFHLAVGPGRTGLIGLNGSGKSTLLKLIAGELTPSGGQVSVAGTIGYLSQNLILDTALRVDEALGIRTTRAALHAIEAGEATEANFAAVGDDWDVEERALATLDSLGLARIGLDRTVGELSGGECVLLRLAALLIARPDVLLLDEPTNNLDLRARRRLYAAVQSWSGVLVVVSHDRELLERVDQIADLRDGEVRWYGGNFTDYEEVLAAEQEAAERMVRVAEADVQRQKRELADAQVKLARRKRYGQKMWDSKREPKIVMGARKRAAQESAGKHRIMHTEKLADARERLDQAVEAVRDDDEIRIELPATRVPPGRRVLTFGDLRPAHGPVIAGEWELRGPERIALVGGNGSGKTTLLRTVAGLLAPVSGEVSAHVPTRFLPQRLDADVLDDDRSVVENVARFAPHATNNVIRARLAHFLFRGARADRPAGTLSGGERFRAALAALLLAEPAPQLLMLDEPTNNLDLASVRQLTGALESYEGALLVASHDVPFLESLGITRWLLLDGGAGLRPTTAEEVRESLWLG
- the ligD gene encoding non-homologous end-joining DNA ligase — encoded protein: MGAARDAIELDAGGRTVRLSSPDKVYFPERGLTKRDVAEYYLAVAPGITRALRDRPTTLERYPEGVDGESFFQKRAPKNLPDWIPTAHIAFPSGRTADEICPTEPAAVLWAANLGCLTFHPWPVRREDTERPDELRIDLDPQPGTDYHHAVAAAHELRALLDEVGLRGWPKTSGGRGLHVFVPIAPRWTFTEVRRCAIALGRELERRMPGKVTTAWWKEERGERIFVDYNQTARDRTIASAYSVRPRPHAPVSAPLRWDEVDDAEPRDFDIVTMPGRFAQLGDLHADMDEHAFALDTVLDLADRQEHDHGLGDMPYPPDYPKMPGEPKRVQPSRAKRADH
- a CDS encoding DUF3291 domain-containing protein — encoded protein: MPRLALYTFGVLRSPLADPAPLTREFYDIGEAVYRKISQQPGYLAHAEAADADRGGLFEANWGAWGKFAVPTWYGKGHTRETTALAATLSLWTGLRPAFDAVYTGPHREALNRRGDWFERTGHPNHVFWWVSDGVIPTWQDGVSRLEHLHDHDSAPHAFTFRHAYAPDGTPTRTKGTGPKSDRVH
- a CDS encoding WhiB family transcriptional regulator, giving the protein MNTSDRPTTAAAAPAWYDLALCAQTGPAFFFPEPGSSLRDAKRLCGACEGRAACLEYALANDERFGVWGGLSESERLALRPRA